A single region of the Enterococcus mundtii genome encodes:
- a CDS encoding glucose-1-dehydrogenase has protein sequence MYKELEQKVAIVTGGSKGIGTAISQRFGEEKMKVVVNYHSDADGAEEAVKAIEEAGGQALAVKADVGTEEGVQTLIDQAIKAYGQLDVWVNNAGTENQKPTHELSLEEWETVMQVNLTGVFLGTKAAINYFKKHKVKGSIINLSSVHEQIPWPTFSHYAASKGGVKLFTQSVAMEYAPEGIRINSIGPGAIKTPINAEKFDDPEQKATTESMIPMERIGKPSEVAAAAAWLASDESSYVTGITLFVDGGMTLYPSFQGGKG, from the coding sequence ATGTATAAAGAATTAGAACAGAAAGTAGCTATAGTGACTGGTGGGTCCAAAGGGATCGGTACAGCCATTTCTCAGCGTTTTGGAGAAGAGAAGATGAAAGTAGTTGTAAATTACCATTCGGATGCTGATGGAGCAGAAGAAGCAGTTAAAGCGATTGAAGAAGCTGGGGGTCAAGCATTAGCTGTCAAAGCGGATGTAGGAACAGAAGAAGGCGTGCAGACTTTGATTGATCAAGCGATAAAAGCCTATGGTCAGTTGGATGTTTGGGTCAACAATGCTGGCACTGAAAACCAAAAACCTACGCACGAATTAAGCTTGGAAGAATGGGAAACTGTGATGCAAGTCAACCTTACTGGCGTGTTTTTAGGAACAAAAGCCGCGATCAATTATTTCAAAAAACACAAAGTAAAAGGAAGTATTATCAATCTTTCCTCTGTCCATGAACAAATCCCATGGCCGACCTTCTCACATTATGCCGCTTCAAAGGGTGGGGTAAAACTATTCACTCAAAGTGTTGCGATGGAGTATGCGCCTGAAGGAATACGTATCAATAGTATCGGACCAGGAGCGATCAAAACACCGATTAATGCCGAAAAGTTTGATGATCCAGAGCAAAAAGCGACAACAGAAAGTATGATCCCGATGGAACGCATTGGAAAACCAAGTGAAGTCGCCGCTGCGGCTGCTTGGTTGGCTTCAGATGAATCAAGCTACGTTACAGGTATCACGTTGTTTGTAGACGGTGGTATGACGCTTTATCCTTCATTTCAAGGTGGGAAAGGGTAG